The Ahaetulla prasina isolate Xishuangbanna chromosome 13, ASM2864084v1, whole genome shotgun sequence genomic interval ACCTGCCTTCCTCCCATCAGGTTTCCTATGACATGGACGGATTCTGCGAGAGGAACCGAGACGTTCTCTTCATGGACTTGATTGAGCTCATGCAAAGCAGCGAATTGTACGTAAGGCAGGTTTCCCCAGGCTGCGTGTGCACCTCAGGTCTTTCCGGGGCCTTTGTGGGATACCCAAAATGCAGCGATAGGAGATCGGTGGGGATTCTCCCAAGACCGGAAAGACCCCGCCACAGCCGTGCCAGCAAAGCTCTTGTTCCAAAGGCAGGAAGCTCCCTGCTTCCCTTCAGAAGGGGGAACGCCTAAGCCAGCCAGGGGGAAGCACAGCCTTGCAAAGAGCCTGGACTTTGGGGAGATGAATGCATTCGAAGCAACAGAGCAGGCGTTGAATTAGTGGGCTATGGGTGGCTGGCTCAAGAGGGAGATCCCCATCCTGCTCCAGGAAATGAGGGCTGAAGAGAGACTTGGCAGCCTTTTggcttcttaaaaagaaaaatccctGCCGGAAGGGCCCCCTTTGCAGTTCACCCATGGCTCATTGCAGCAGAGACAGCTGACCTTTGGGGGCCAAGGGAGGGCTAGGCACAAGGTTGGGGAGGGGGCCAGGGCTGGAGGGGCTGCGGTCTGAAACTCCTGCTTTCCTCAGGTGGCTCTCAGAGTTACCTCAGAGCTTGTTCTACCATttaactctgcttcctgcttaaaaatgaaagaaagctgCACCCCCAGTTTCTAGCCAGGGGGTCAGCAGGGGCTCTGGGGGTTGCCAGTTGCACACGGCAGAAAACTAAATCCAGCCGCCACCTCTGCCCTGGTCTCCCGGCTGCTGCCTTGTGCCATGTGCTgatgctctcctcctcctcctcctcctcttagacCTTTTATAAAGGCTCTGTTTCCAGAGAATCCCCAAGCCGAAAAGAAAGGCCGACCCACCACTGCTGGCAGCAAAATCAAGGTGGGTGCTTtggggcagcagcagcagaggtGGAGATCTTGGGGCTTTAGCACCCGGAGTGGACATGGCTGCTGGTCGCTCCAGGAATAGCCAAATGTTGAGTTGTGAAAACGAATTTAAAAACAAGGGCCCTGCAGAAATTTAATGTGAAAACAAGAATCGCCCAACTAGGCAACTGAAAGAGCACCTGGCAGCTGTCCACCCCACTCATAAACCACAAGTGTGTGGCTGCATCTTCCTCGGTCCCTTCCCTTTGCTCCTCCTGCAAAGGACAATGACGACACAGCTCTCTGCAAGTGTGTGTAGTGTGTACGGACTTGGTACAATCTGTCCTCTCGCCCACCTGTGTGATGAGGTGGTGGCCCTTCCCTCTCGTGTGGTCCCTCTGCTTCTGGTTGTGGTTCTGCTCTGTGCAGCCCGGGATTTCCCACCGGAGGAAGAGCAGAGGAGCCCCAGGACCTCACAGGCAAAGCTTTCGGGGCTGGCCAAGCGCAGAGGTTTTGTGACATCGGTGGGATTCCTCAGGGTGGGTGGCTTTGGTCAGAAGAGCAGAGGGGATGACGCTGTTGTTGACCTGAGCAAAGAGCCTTTTCTCTCTTCCACAGAAACAGGCCAATGACCTGGTGGGCACCCTGATGAAATGCACCCCCCATTACATCCGCTGCATCAAGCCCAACGAAACCAAAAAGCCTCACGACTGGGAGGAGAGCAGGTGAGCCCCAAGAGGCTGAGACGAGAGGTAGCCAGCGTGCTCTGCGGCTCCCACACCAGTTATTTGTTGTCACAATAATTTGGACTTTAAAAATCGCACTACCTGCTCTTTTTGCTGTGATAACACACTGCCTGCATTTTTGAAGTAATTATTCTCAGCGTTCCTCTAAAGGGATGGTTGTATAAAGAGCTGATGGTTCAAAATAGTTTATGGTTTGCTGCCTGCCGAAATTGGAAAGCTGCCGGGTGGAGGGACAGAGGCCCCTCCCTTCCTTAAGAGTTTTGCAAGTGCGGGTCAGGGTCAAAATAGCAGAGCCAGAGAAAAGGCCATTTTCCAACCATCTCTCAGGCAGCCCTTCCTTCCAGGGCAGCCGGTCGCCCTTGAAAGGGTCCTGTTCCCCCCTTTCGGTCAGTTTCTGGCCATTCGTCCCCCTCCTTGAAGGCCGGAGAGCAGCCAGGGGCCCCTTTCTGTGTGTGGGGTACCATCCCGAACTTCTTCCTGCAGGGTGAAGCACCAGGTGGAGTACCTCGGGCTGAGGGAAAACATCCGAGTTCGCCGAGCAGGTTATGCCTACAGACGCATCTTCCAAAAATTCCTGCAGAGGTACCCCTTTCTCCATGTGGCTGTGTTAAAACGGGAGGGAAGGACAGCCAAAGGTCCCCAGGGCTTCCCTCTTTGTGGAACATAACCTGCAGGGGTTGTGGCCCTGGCCACCCCAGAACTAGCCTTGGTTGCCCTTCTAGTGCTGTCCTGCCTGGGTGAGCAGGAAAGCAGCAGCCTTTTCAAGGGGAACCTTTCAATCCTTTTGGGTGGGTGGCGTGGAAACGACTGGCAGGCCAAAGAGGAGCCCGTGGCCAGGACAGCCCTGGGCTCAGAAGgcttgtcctcttcttctttttggctGCTTTGACAAGGGACCCCCATGCCCGGCCCTTGATTGCCAACCTGGGCAGGCAAGGGGAATCTGTCCCCGGAGCCAGTGAGtcagtttctccctctctggCTGGTGGCGACAGATAATTCCTACATAAAAGTCCACGTGAATTTTTTAATTAAGCAGTTATGACTGTCATAACTGCTTAATTCCAAAAGTTTAAGCACCTTATTGCTTTAAGCAAGATTGGGAAGAGGCAGCCTGTGCCTGAGAGAGTCCTGGCCAACGTGGTGGATGGCGAGGGGCTGCTGTGAGGTCCTTGGAGAAACTCCCATACGCAGCTCTGCCCCCATCAGGTGTTCTGGCCCAGTGAAAAGGGCAGGTCCCCCTTCTTGGGAAATAAGCCTGAGAACCATTCACAGGgcctccctcccccgcccccaaCTGAGCGTGCCACGTCTCTCCCTGAAGGTATGCCATCCTGACCCCCGAGACCTGGCCTCTCTGGAAAGGGGATGAAAGGCAGGGAGTTCTGCACCTGCTCCGGTCTGTCAACATGGATCCTGACCAATACCAGCTTGGCAGAATGAAGATCTTCATCAAAGCACCAGAGTCCGTGAGTACCAGGGAGAAGCTACCCCTCTCTGACCCCCCAGGAAATGAAGCCCAGCGCTGAGAACCCTCTGCTGTGCCCCCCTTGTACCCATTTAACAATGAGCTGTGATACGGACGTGCCCAGGGTGCTCTGCACCAGGTCCCACTGGCCCTGCCTTACAATAGCCAGCTCCTCCTTTCTCTCCGCCCTCCCCTTGCTTCCCTGATGTGCCTGATGGGAACTGGATCCCCATGGGCCAAAACGTTTGAATTGGGGGTCAGCCTCTGGCTCTCcaacaggaaagtccagttgttttGGAGACAATTCCCAATTTCCCATAGAAAGTTGATGATAAGACTGCAAAGACTGTATAATTACTGGTCGTGTTCACATAACACAACAAGGTTGTGATGATTGGAATGTTGTATGAATGCAGCCAACGGTGGCTTTCTTAACATATGGTGTGAATCCGCTGTTGTCTCTTCAATGGCTGAGGGAGTCTGATTTGAGAAGAAAGAGCAATGGAAACCAAGTATTTCTCTTCCTTGCTTCCAGCTGTTCTTCCTGCAACAAGTATTCTCCTTTTGGTCTTCCTGCCTCTGGACACAGGGACAGTGTCTGACATGAACCTGAATTACAGCAGAGGGATAGAGCTCTGTTTGGATGGGCAATTAGTGCAACTGCAGGGAGTGAATGAGGGGGAGCAGGATTCTGTTCTGGCAGCCGCCCAACAGGGGGAACCCTGGAAGAGAAGGAGGCAGCAGCCAGTGTTTGGAAAAAAGAAAGCTGCCACAGCCTGGGGAAACATGGCTTGGTCATCTCCACATGGAGATGGGTCACTTCAGAGCCCTGGATGGCCATCCTCCATGGGGCACGTCCAATGTGTCAGACCACAATTTCCAGAACTTGGTCAGCTGGGAAAGGTGACAGTGGGCCAGTTAGGCTACAATTGCAGTGTGAGATGGATGGGTGAGGCTTTCTCTCaggacccacccaccccaggacaGCTTTTGTGCAGGAGTGGCTCTGATTCCACCAGTCAGGCTGTTCCTTCTTATTTGGTGCTTGGAAATAGCCTTGGATTTTTGTGGGGGGCATAAGCTCAGCCGGGAGGCCCAAGGCTGAGAAATCTGTTCAGAAACGGTCTCTGCAATTCACTCTCCAGGTTGGTCCTAGGAAGCCTCCCTGGTGGCAGGGGATGAGAtgggtgtcatgtcccactcctccgctgacggccgggtcagggaaatccgaatcaggcgtgcctctgcagctctgccaaagtcctagcaaagtcctcagggcaggcaggagaccagaaagtgacttcagcaagatatgtttagactttgcctgactcagagaatgccagaaagcaggtcctttatataggccatggggtgtggctccatgactcagcacttatccaggcctgcccctcccttccttctgttgcctccatctatccaatcttctgatgcgagggtcactccagtctgcagctgttggcaattgacctccctcaggctcacatgctgtggaggagggggaggggtctagttgctccgtttgcctgggcatggagccagagctgggggctggagatacttgctcttcttcagcctgtctgggcatggagccagggctggggccgggaggcatactaggacattcctctgtgttcggaagcagataagaaggccccggctgtggtgagatcggacgagacacaacaatgggCCCCCTCAGCACCAACGCTTGGCATGCCAGAACTTCAGCAGCACCATGCAGAATGGACATTGGAAAGCCATTTATCTGaattggtttagggtttcctgcctaagcaggaggttggactagaagatctccaaggtcccttccaactctgttattctgttattcttgctTGGCTTGAGGCAGCGCGACTCTCTGGCTTGGCTTttcatttcccaaaatagcttccTCTAATCCACAGATATGCTTTCCCTTAAAGTAGATAAATCTCAGTTTATCTAAGGACTTCCTGAATTGCTCAGTATTTTCTAAATCTGGCCGAATGTCCTCAGTCTGTTCTCTAATAGTTACTTTTGAAACCAAAGAGGACAAACAAAACTCCTGCGGAACTTTCTTCCTCCGAGCAGGAGATTATTTCCGGAGGCTCTTCTCTGCAGGTCTCCAGAAAGTGTCTGGGTGGCTTTGCTGGAGGGAGGACCTGGGGATCAAGCCTATCCACCCTTCTGAATGGTGCCACAATCCCCTACGAGGGATCCCTGCTCTGTCCGCATCCTCTGGAAAGTAGCTGCCCCTTGAATTTTGGAGAAGCTTCATTTAATGGAGGGGGAGAGGAGCGTGTGGCCCCGTCATTGAGCTTCCTCCTTTGGGAGCCCCAGGACAGAACTGCTGGGCCGGCAACAGCTTCTCTTTCTCTTGCAGTTATTTCTGCTGGAGGAAATGAGGGAGCGAAAGTACGATGGCTATGCGAGGGCCAtccagaaggcctggaggaaacacATTGCCAGGAAGAAATACGTACAAATGAGAGAAGAAGGTATTGGGGGTTATTCTTTCTACATAATAAGACTGGTGATGGGGAATCTTCTGTCCTTCAAGAAGCAAAAGAATGGCTGTGCCACATTGCCCATCCCTTTCTCTCACCATCATCTTTGGCTCCTCTCTGGCCCCGACCCAGCCGGTCTGAGAAGGGCAGCTGCAGCTGGCCGGCTTTCTCCTGCGGTTCCAGACGATCGGTTGAGTTGCAGCCTATTTGAGCCTGACTGCCACTTTACCTGTTCAGCTGGCTTTCAATGCACTGGACTGCTTTCCTttgggggccggggggggggcacaTATTGCTTGCTGACCCtttatatgctgcccagagtcattgtgtTTGAGTTGAGGGGCCATAGAAATGCAAGCAATCAAGCAGTTGATCCTCAAAGGCTTGAAGTTCCAGTCTGTACCCCAGTGCTGTTACCGGCGTCTACTCGATCTAAAGGTCAAAGAGCCAGAAACAGAAAGGCAAAAACCATACAGGAAACAAGCATTCCCTGGCAAGGCTAGGAAGTGGCCCTGAGAAGGGATCACAGCCAGGCCTGACCAGGTCCAGGTCCTAcggtcagccctggaggccatctttttctttctgcagTGGCTGAACGGAGGCAGCGGCTCAGTTCTTCGGGGTTGAGTCACGACAACTAATTGTCAGGCTTTGAAGTCCATATGGTGGGATTCCCCCTTTTCTCTCGGGGGCCACTAAGGGACGCTCTTCTTCCCCTCACAAAGCCTCTGACCTGCTGCTGAACAAGAAGGAGAGAAGGCGGAACAGCATCAACAGGAACTTTGTGGGCGACTACATTGGCATGGACGACCGTCCCGAACTACGCCAATTCGTGGGCAAGAGGGAAAAGATTGATTTTGCTGACACTGTCACCAAGTATGACCGGCGGTTTAAGGTAGAGAAGCTTGTTTGCCTTTGTTCCCGCTTGGGTTAGGCTTTTCTGGAGGGCCGCATGACCCAGTTGCAGAGAGCATGCAGACAAGCCAGCTTTTTGTTCTGGAGACCCCAGACTGTGCTTTAGGATGGGAAGCTGTTGCCTGTGCAAGGCACAAGACCCGCCCCCTCCAAGACATGGCTACCCACAGTGACATCGTACCTGGCCGAAGGCTGCGTGCGAAGAAGCCCGTTTCTGGGCTTAGTGCAATAATTATCACAGGCCAGACTGATGATCCTGTCTAGGAGAAGGAAAGAGCAATGGAAGGCTCTCAGGTCCAGGGTGGGCAACGTCCCCTAATCATGGGACCCCTCAGAAATCCCCGAGCTCTCCCACTTGGCACTTCTCTATGGGAAGCCTCAGGGTAGGGAAGGCGGCCAAAGCAGCAGCCACGGATGCATTCTCCTTTCAGGGCATCAAGCGagacctcctcctctcccccaagTGCCTGTATCTGATTGGGCGTGAAAAGGTGAAGCAGGGAGCAGAGAAAGGCCTCGTGAAGGAGGTTCTCAAGCGCCGGATCGAAGTGGAGCGGATCCTCTCGGTGTCACTGAGGTCAGGGCTGCCTTGATTGCCAGGGTCCTGGGTGGGGGCCCAAGAGGACCAAGGCTTGGAGAGCCGGAAGGAGGCTGTTGTCAGAATGATTCCTTTATGCCTCTTGCAAAGTGTGTGATATTGCTCCCTGACTAGAGGGTGCATGCAATTAAGGCACCACACTAATCAGAAATTAAGCAAATTGAGTCTACCTAATCACCGATTCTGATTTAAGGAACTAAAATGATTAATTATAGTTCCTGATATTCTGACAAAAGTTACCATTAccatctgcttatttatttaaaggCATCCCAGTAGTATGATTACTTTGTGAAAGAATGCTGCAAAACTAATCAAATGGAGGTTTAGTGTTTTGTTACTGAAATGTTGAGACTACCTGGCCTTTGTGCTATTTTAGAGGTGTTTTTTATAACCCCTCTATTTGTCATACTGATGTAACTTACAGAGTTCTGTGAAGCTAGAAACAAAGCCAGATGTTGGCGTAGAATCTTCCTCCCTGGGGAGGCCAGCTCTGAATTTCGGGTGCCCCCAATTTCCTTTCCCAGCACCCTGCAGGACGACCTATTTGTCCTACACGAGCAAGAGTACGACAGCCTCCTGGAGACAGTCTTCAAGACCGAGTTCTTGAGCCTCTTGTCAAAGCGCTATGAGGAGAAAACGCAGAGGCGGCTCCCCCTGAAGTTCAGCAACACGTGAGTGGCCCTTGCAACAGGCGCCCCCTGGGGGTCTCACTCCTCCTTTGCATTGGAAGGGGGGAGGACACATTTTGCTCAAATCTGAGATGATCAAATACATGATCATATGAGATGATCAAATAccgagaggggagagagagatgctaTTTTTAAGCTTTGCTTGAGATAGCAAATTCATCCATTACATTTGCTCAGCCAGCAGCCCACGTCCTGTGGGCAGAGACAGCTGGGCTGTTAGCTGAGCTTCCTCTGATTTAGTGTCCGTGCATCTTCTTAGTGCCAGTTCCTCACCCAATATGTACCCAAGATGTAGCGAAAACTTCCTGCAGAGACAGAGATCCTCAGGAACCCCAGCAGTGTTCCTAAGGGTCCTGCCCCAAAGAGACCCATGCAGGGGGAAGACTTCTGGGTGTCACctactcttcttcctttctctgccaGACTGGAAGTGAAGCTGAAGAAGGAGACCTGGGGGCCGTGGAAGGCTGGTGGCTCTCGCCAAGTGCAGTTCAGCCAAGGTCAGGGAGACGTGGCCATTCTCCGGCCAAGCAATAAAGTGCTGCAGGTCAGCATTGGGCCTGGACTCCCAAAGAATGCCCGTAAGTGTAAATGCCCAGAAGTGatggcgggggggtggggtgggggaaggctgGTGGCAGGTGTAACTGGTCACTGCTTCAGCAAATTCTGGGGTGCGTTTCAGGACCCACCAAAAGGGACGTGAGCCAGCCCAGAGGACTTCCAAGCAAAACGCACAGCCAGAACTATCCGATGAGGGCGGCTCCTCCACCCCCCGGGAAGCTCTCCAAAGGTATGCTTTGGAAAGCTGCTCCCAATCCTTGGTCCCCGTCGGCTGTTTTCTCTCCCGTCCCTAATCACCAAGTTATCCAATGAAGAGCACTCCAAACCCCTTGTGCGCACAGTGGCCTCAACAGATTGTGAGAAGCTCTCCCTCCTGCTCTTGCCACCAAGGAGAGCTCTGTGGTGGACAGGAGACACTTGAAGGGGGAGGACAGTGGAGGACGGGGGGGTCAGGTTTGGGAGTAGCTGCACACTAAATGCAAGTGGCTGGGAGTCCCGGTGGCACCTGAGGCCTAGTGGCAAAAAGCCGGGCCATGAAGGTGAGGGCTCCCTGCTGCTCCAAAGCCTGGCAGTTGAATCCCACATCTGGGAAGGAATTCCCGGGAAGCCGTTCCACAAAGGGGCCTCGGAATTTCCATTCTGAATTCCTTTTAGGTCTACCGAATGGGGTGATCAAGCTCCAGCAACACCCCCTGCATCCTTCGGGCCCAGCAGGCCAACGGGCTAGTCAGAAGAGCCTGTATACCTCAATGGCGTGCCCACCACTCCCGCGAGTCTTGGGGGGACCAGGAAAGGTATCCCAACAGCCCAGCAgcttggatttcctcaaagtGCCCGAGCAAGGGGCTGCCGGGTAAGCCTTGTGCCATTTTCTTTTATGTCAGTGAAGCCTGTTGTGCACGATTGTCTAAAGATCAGGAGAGGCTGCCATGGAGAAGCCACACGTGTGTCCCTCATCACAGCAATATACCTCCTGTACCCGtctcacacccacacacccatccCTAAATGCCCAGACTTTCTGGAGAGATCACCCTGCTTCGTTAGATGGCCTCTTGCAGCTGAGCTGTGCTTGCCCTCTCCACAGCTTAGTCGGCATAGTGCAGCCCATATCACCACCTGCTAAAGGGAAGCTTCTAACATGCATGTTGTCACTGAATGGATCTCTGTCCATTAAGTCCATCTTCCCCTTCTGGAAACATTCAGCATCTCCTACCCTCATTCTGAGTATTGGCACTGTAGTCCAAGGCTCAGAACTACATCTATACCTTCTCCAGTTACAACAGTGACTCTCCATTTAGAGCTCTTGGCTTTTGCAAACTCACCTTAGGCACTCTCTGGTCCTCCCTGTAAGTAGGCCAGCCATTTCACAGATGAGCAGTGGCTTGCAGAGGCGCCGTCTGGACTGCGGAAGCTCCAATTCTCCAGGGGTGTCTCTCCCTTTAGGATCCCTGGTATTCTGCAAGACAAGGAATGCTCAAAGGCTGCTCTGCATGGATGGGCACACTTGCTTGCCCATAGGAAATGTATCCCTTTGTGCAGGCGCATATGTGAGAGCTTGCCTGTTGGGGGTGGGGACAGACAACTCAACCCTCCTCTTTAACTCCAGTGCTTGCAGGCAGACGACAAGCCGCCCCCCACCTGCCGGGGGCAGACCCAAGCCccggccccagccccagcccaagCCACAGGTACCCCAGTGCAGAGCACTGTACGCCTATGATGCCCAAGACACCGACGAGCTCAGCTTCAACGCCAACGACATCATCGACCTCCTCCGAAAAGGTAAGGCTGCTTCTGCTGCATGGGGGCTGCCACTCGGGGAGGGGG includes:
- the MYO1E gene encoding unconventional myosin-Ie isoform X2; amino-acid sequence: MVVLEDSAWNGCNEGLLLIFPSGESGAGKTVGAKYIMSYISKISGGGPKVQHVKDIILQSNPLLEAFGNAKTVRNNNSSRFGKYFEIQFSPGGEPDGGKISNFLLEKSRVVMRNPGERSFHIFYQLIEGASNEQKTSLGITNMDYYHYLSLSGSYKVEDISDKSDFQETLHAMKVIGISAQEQALVIQIVAGVLHLGNLSFKEVGNYAAVESEEFLAFPAFLLGIDQARLKEKLTSRQMDSKWGGKSESIHVTLNVEQACYTRDALAKALHARVFDYLVDSINKAMEKDSQEYNIGVLDIYGFEIFQKNGFEQFCINFVNEKLQQIFIELTLKAEQEEYVQEGIRWTPIDYFNNKIVCDLIENKVNPPGIMSILDDVCATMHAVGEGADQTLLQKLQMQIGTHDHFNSWNQGFIIHHYAGKELAQPCLVKEFSLAMWPPGQETESASPHLPSSHQVSYDMDGFCERNRDVLFMDLIELMQSSELPFIKALFPENPQAEKKGRPTTAGSKIKKQANDLVGTLMKCTPHYIRCIKPNETKKPHDWEESRVKHQVEYLGLRENIRVRRAGYAYRRIFQKFLQRYAILTPETWPLWKGDERQGVLHLLRSVNMDPDQYQLGRMKIFIKAPESLFLLEEMRERKYDGYARAIQKAWRKHIARKKYVQMREEASDLLLNKKERRRNSINRNFVGDYIGMDDRPELRQFVGKREKIDFADTVTKYDRRFKGIKRDLLLSPKCLYLIGREKVKQGAEKGLVKEVLKRRIEVERILSVSLSTLQDDLFVLHEQEYDSLLETVFKTEFLSLLSKRYEEKTQRRLPLKFSNTLEVKLKKETWGPWKAGGSRQVQFSQGQGDVAILRPSNKVLQVSIGPGLPKNARPTKRDVSQPRGLPSKTHSQNYPMRAAPPPPGKLSKGLPNGVIKLQQHPLHPSGPAGQRASQKSLYTSMACPPLPRVLGGPGKVSQQPSSLDFLKVPEQGAAGACRQTTSRPPPAGGRPKPRPQPQPKPQVPQCRALYAYDAQDTDELSFNANDIIDLLRKDPSGWWTGRLRGKQGLFPNNYVTKM
- the MYO1E gene encoding unconventional myosin-Ie isoform X1, giving the protein MVVLEDSAWNGCNEGLLLIFPSGESGAGKTVGAKYIMSYISKISGGGPKVQHVKDIILQSNPLLEAFGNAKTVRNNNSSRFGKYFEIQFSPGGEPDGGKISNFLLEKSRVVMRNPGERSFHIFYQLIEGASNEQKTSLGITNMDYYHYLSLSGSYKVEDISDKSDFQETLHAMKVIGISAQEQALVIQIVAGVLHLGNLSFKEVGNYAAVESEEFLAFPAFLLGIDQARLKEKLTSRQMDSKWGGKSESIHVTLNVEQACYTRDALAKALHARVFDYLVDSINKAMEKDSQEYNIGVLDIYGFEIFQKNGFEQFCINFVNEKLQQIFIELTLKAEQEEYVQEGIRWTPIDYFNNKIVCDLIENKVNPPGIMSILDDVCATMHAVGEGADQTLLQKLQMQIGTHDHFNSWNQGFIIHHYAGKELAQPCLVKEFSLAMWPPGQETESASPHLPSSHQVSYDMDGFCERNRDVLFMDLIELMQSSELYVRPFIKALFPENPQAEKKGRPTTAGSKIKKQANDLVGTLMKCTPHYIRCIKPNETKKPHDWEESRVKHQVEYLGLRENIRVRRAGYAYRRIFQKFLQRYAILTPETWPLWKGDERQGVLHLLRSVNMDPDQYQLGRMKIFIKAPESLFLLEEMRERKYDGYARAIQKAWRKHIARKKYVQMREEASDLLLNKKERRRNSINRNFVGDYIGMDDRPELRQFVGKREKIDFADTVTKYDRRFKGIKRDLLLSPKCLYLIGREKVKQGAEKGLVKEVLKRRIEVERILSVSLSTLQDDLFVLHEQEYDSLLETVFKTEFLSLLSKRYEEKTQRRLPLKFSNTLEVKLKKETWGPWKAGGSRQVQFSQGQGDVAILRPSNKVLQVSIGPGLPKNARPTKRDVSQPRGLPSKTHSQNYPMRAAPPPPGKLSKGLPNGVIKLQQHPLHPSGPAGQRASQKSLYTSMACPPLPRVLGGPGKVSQQPSSLDFLKVPEQGAAGACRQTTSRPPPAGGRPKPRPQPQPKPQVPQCRALYAYDAQDTDELSFNANDIIDLLRKDPSGWWTGRLRGKQGLFPNNYVTKM
- the MYO1E gene encoding unconventional myosin-Ie isoform X3; translation: MVVLEDSAWNGCNEGLLLIFPSGESGAGKTVGAKYIMSYISKISGGGPKVQHVKDIILQSNPLLEAFGNAKTVRNNNSSRFGKYFEIQFSPGGEPDGGKISNFLLEKSRVVMRNPGERSFHIFYQLIEGASNEQKTSLGITNMDYYHYLSLSGSYKVEDISDKSDFQETLHAMKVIGISAQEQALVIQIVAGVLHLGNLSFKEVGNYAAVESEEFLAFPAFLLGIDQARLKEKLTSRQMDSKWGGKSESIHVTLNVEQACYTRDALAKALHARVFDYLVDSINKAMEKDSQEYNIGVLDIYGFEIFQKNGFEQFCINFVNEKLQQIFIELTLKAEQNPPGIMSILDDVCATMHAVGEGADQTLLQKLQMQIGTHDHFNSWNQGFIIHHYAGKELAQPCLVKEFSLAMWPPGQETESASPHLPSSHQVSYDMDGFCERNRDVLFMDLIELMQSSELYVRPFIKALFPENPQAEKKGRPTTAGSKIKKQANDLVGTLMKCTPHYIRCIKPNETKKPHDWEESRVKHQVEYLGLRENIRVRRAGYAYRRIFQKFLQRYAILTPETWPLWKGDERQGVLHLLRSVNMDPDQYQLGRMKIFIKAPESLFLLEEMRERKYDGYARAIQKAWRKHIARKKYVQMREEASDLLLNKKERRRNSINRNFVGDYIGMDDRPELRQFVGKREKIDFADTVTKYDRRFKGIKRDLLLSPKCLYLIGREKVKQGAEKGLVKEVLKRRIEVERILSVSLSTLQDDLFVLHEQEYDSLLETVFKTEFLSLLSKRYEEKTQRRLPLKFSNTLEVKLKKETWGPWKAGGSRQVQFSQGQGDVAILRPSNKVLQVSIGPGLPKNARPTKRDVSQPRGLPSKTHSQNYPMRAAPPPPGKLSKGLPNGVIKLQQHPLHPSGPAGQRASQKSLYTSMACPPLPRVLGGPGKVSQQPSSLDFLKVPEQGAAGACRQTTSRPPPAGGRPKPRPQPQPKPQVPQCRALYAYDAQDTDELSFNANDIIDLLRKDPSGWWTGRLRGKQGLFPNNYVTKM
- the MYO1E gene encoding unconventional myosin-Ie isoform X6 encodes the protein MLSTCPWWQACKLPQMEAPGCPSAPSELQRGPSRKEGSKGHYRYHWQSHNVKHSGVDDMVLLSKISEDSIVENLKKRYLDDFIFTYIGSVLISVNPFKQMPYFGEREIEIYQGAAQYENPPHIYALADNMYRNMIIDRENQCVIISGESGAGKTVGAKYIMSYISKISGGGPKVQHVKDIILQSNPLLEAFGNAKTVRNNNSSRFGKYFEIQFSPGGEPDGGKISNFLLEKSRVVMRNPGERSFHIFYQLIEGASNEQKTSLGITNMDYYHYLSLSGSYKVEDISDKSDFQETLHAMKVIGISAQEQALVIQIVAGVLHLGNLSFKEVGNYAAVESEEFLAFPAFLLGIDQARLKEKLTSRQMDSKWGGKSESIHVTLNVEQACYTRDALAKALHARVFDYLVDSINKAMEKDSQEYNIGVLDIYGFEIFQKNGFEQFCINFVNEKLQQIFIELTLKAEQEEYVQEGIRWTPIDYFNNKIVCDLIENKVNPPGIMSILDDVCATMHAVGEGADQTLLQKLQMQIGTHDHFNSWNQGFIIHHYAGKVSYDMDGFCERNRDVLFMDLIELMQSSELPFIKALFPENPQAEKKGRPTTAGSKIKKQANDLVGTLMKCTPHYIRCIKPNETKKPHDWEESRVKHQVEYLGLRENIRVRRAGYAYRRIFQKFLQRYAILTPETWPLWKGDERQGVLHLLRSVNMDPDQYQLGRMKIFIKAPESLFLLEEMRERKYDGYARAIQKAWRKHIARKKYVQMREEASDLLLNKKERRRNSINRNFVGDYIGMDDRPELRQFVGKREKIDFADTVTKYDRRFKGIKRDLLLSPKCLYLIGREKVKQGAEKGLVKEVLKRRIEVERILSVSLSTLQDDLFVLHEQEYDSLLETVFKTEFLSLLSKRYEEKTQRRLPLKFSNTLEVKLKKETWGPWKAGGSRQVQFSQGQGDVAILRPSNKVLQVSIGPGLPKNARPTKRDVSQPRGLPSKTHSQNYPMRAAPPPPGKLSKGLPNGVIKLQQHPLHPSGPAGQRASQKSLYTSMACPPLPRVLGGPGKVSQQPSSLDFLKVPEQGAAGACRQTTSRPPPAGGRPKPRPQPQPKPQVPQCRALYAYDAQDTDELSFNANDIIDLLRKDPSGWWTGRLRGKQGLFPNNYVTKM